In Carya illinoinensis cultivar Pawnee chromosome 10, C.illinoinensisPawnee_v1, whole genome shotgun sequence, one DNA window encodes the following:
- the LOC122279534 gene encoding aldehyde oxidase GLOX-like — MDSLLLQCWVPFVFTTAIMLCVLLARAELPGSWELLVANAGIASMHTAVTRYNTVVLLDRTNIGPSRKMLPRGHCRYDRRDAFLKRDCYAHSVVLDLQTNNIRPLMILTDTWCSSGQFLPDGTLLQTGGDLDGLKKIRKFEPCEAHRFCDWVELKDVELVNGRWYATNQILPDGSVIIVGGRGTNTIEYYPPRKGGAVLFPFLADVEDTQMDNLYPYVHLLPNGRLFIFANNKAVLYDHEANKVIRDFPPLAGGPRNYPSAGSSAMLALQGDYSTAVIVVCGGAQYGAFLEKSTETPAHGSCGRIVATAPDPVWEMEDMPFGRIMGDMVMLPTGDVLIINGAQAGTQGFEMASNPCLYPLLYRPDQPVGLRYMTLNPGTVPRLYHSTANLLPDGRILIAGSNPHYFYKYKAEFPTELRIEAFSPEYLSADRANIRPEIQVIPERVRYGEVFDVSVSVPLPVVGIVEVNFGNAPFATHSFSQGQRLVKLAVTNTFPDGNGRYRIGCTAPPNGMVAPPGYYMAFAVNQGVPSVARWVQLVD, encoded by the coding sequence ATGGATTCTCTTCTTTTGCAATGTTGGGTTCCCTTCGTCTTCACAACTGCGATCATGCTGTGCGTTTTACTTGCACGGGCTGAGCTTCCAGGCTCTTGGGAGCTTCTGGTCGCTAATGCCGGCATAGCCTCCATGCACACGGCGGTCACCCGCTACAATACCGTCGTCCTCCTCGATCGTACTAACATCGGCCCATCCCGTAAGATGCTCCCCAGGGGCCACTGCCGGTACGATCGCAGAGACGCATTTCTCAAGCGCGATTGCTATGCTCACTCCGTCGTTCTGGACCTGCAGACCAACAACATCCGGCCCTTGATGATCCTCACCGACACTTGGTGCTCCTCCGGCCAGTTTCTCCCGGACGGTACGCTGTTGCAGACCGGTGGGGACTTGGACGGGTTGAAGAAGATCCGAAAGTTCGAACCGTGCGAGGCACACCGGTTTTGCGACTGGGTTGAGCTTAAAGATGTGGAATTGGTGAATGGGCGGTGGTACGCTACGAACCAGATATTACCTGATGGTTCGGTGATTATTGTCGGTGGGAGGGGAACGAACACGATTGAGTATTACCCGCCGAGAAAAGGAGGCGCGGTCTTGTTTCCATTCCTTGCCGACGTCGAGGATACTCAGATGGACAATTTATACCCTTACGTTCATCTCCTCCCCAACGGTCGCCTTTTCATCTTCGCCAATAACAAAGCAGTATTGTACGATCATGAGGCTAACAAAGTTATAAGAGATTTTCCACCGTTGGCCGGTGGCCCACGAAACTACCCATCAGCTGGATCATCGGCGATGTTGGCACTCCAAGGGGACTACTCGACGGCTGTGATTGTCGTGTGCGGCGGGGCACAGTACGGTGCGTTTCTGGAGAAGAGTACGGAAACCCCTGCCCACGGTAGCTGCGGCCGCATCGTAGCGACTGCACCGGACCCAGTTTGGGAAATGGAGGATATGCCATTCGGGAGGATAATGGGGGACATGGTTATGCTCCCTACTGGTGACGTCCTTATTATCAATGGAGCCCAGGCAGGGACCCAAGGGTTCGAGATGGCCTCCAACCCGTGTCTTTACCCGCTTCTTTATCGACCCGATCAACCCGTCGGGTTACGTTATATGACGTTGAACCCAGGAACCGTGCCCAGATTGTACCACTCCACCGCGAACCTGTTACCGGACGGGAGGATTTTAATAGCGGGTAGTAATCCGCACTACTTTTACAAATACAAAGCCGAGTTCCCGACGGAGCTACGGATCGAAGCGTTTTCACCGGAATACTTGTCGGCTGACCGTGCGAATATCCGACCTGAGATCCAGGTAATTCCTGAAAGGGTACGGTACGGAGAGGTCTTCGACGTCTCGGTATCGGTTCCGTTGCCGGTGGTGGGGATCGTGGAGGTCAATTTTGGAAACGCGCCTTTTGCAACGCATTCATTTTCCCAGGGTCAAAGGCTGGTGAAATTAGCCGTTACAAACACCTTTCCTGACGGTAACGGCCGTTATAGAATCGGATGTACAGCGCCGCCAAATGGGATGGTTGCTCCGCCGGGTTATTACATGGCATTTGCTGTCAACCAGGGAGTGCCAAGTGTCGCCCGTTGGGTGCAACTGGTGGACtaa
- the LOC122279533 gene encoding protein NRT1/ PTR FAMILY 5.6-like, translated as MEQKKVAEPKEADREKWVYDSSVDLKGRVPLRAKTGVWKASRFIIAIEFSERLSYFGIATSLILYLSKVLHQDLQTAVKSVNYWSGVTTLMPLLGGFIADAYLGRFSTVLVATIIYLLGLLLLTLSWFIPALKACETDICTEPRKVHEVVFFLAIYLISIGTGGHKPSLESLGADQFDDDHDEERKQKMTYFNWWNFALCAGVLLGVTVIVYVQDHVNWGTSYIILTAVMAVTLAIFTIGRPYYRYRAGTGSPLTPLFQVLVAAIRKRNLPYPSSPAQLYEITKTEKTQGRFLCHTQKLKFLDKAAVLEDKDNAAEKQSPWRLATVTKVEELKLLLNMIPIWLATMPFGLCIAQGATFFIKQGVTLDRKIANGFEIPPASIYSVAAIGMIISVTVYEKILVPSLRKATGNERGMSILQRIGIGMLFSVVVMVISALVEKKRLGVVENDPKKSSLSMSVFWLAPQLFILGVGDGFALVGLQEYFYEQVPDSMRSLGIAFYLSVIGAANFVSSWLMTVVGHITRKGGHGWFGKDLNSSRLDKFYWLLAGVAAVNMLFYVFLARTYSYKNVQRVVVADCNDGKNDGMV; from the exons ATGGAGCAGAAAAAGGTAGCAGAACCAAAAGAGGCCGACCGGGAGAAATGGGTTTATGATTCTTCTGTGGATCTTAAAGGAAGAGTTCCTCTTCGTGCCAAAACTGGTGTCTGGAAGGCCTCCAGATTTATTATTG CAATCGAGTTCAGTGAGAGGTTGAGTTACTTTGGAATTGCAACCAGCTTAATCCTTTACCTAAGCAAGGTACTTCATCAAGATCTTCAGACAGCAGTCAAGAGCGTGAATTACTGGTCCGGTGTTACCACTCTGATGCCACTGTTGGGAGGATTCATAGCTGATGCTTACTTAGGCAGATTCTCTACAGTGCTTGTGGCAACCATCATCTACCTTCTG GGTTTGCTTCTCCTGACGTTGTCCTGGTTCATACCAGCCTTAAAGGCTTGCGAGACTGATATATGCACCGAACCCAGGAAGGTTCATGAGGTGGTTTTTTTCCTTGCCATTTACTTGATCTCCATAGGAACTGGTGGGCATAAACCCTCTTTGGAGAGCTTAGGAGCCGACCAGTTTGATGATGATCACGATGAGGAAAGAAAGCAGAAGATGACCTATTTCAACTGGTGGAACTTTGCCCTTTGTGCTGGAGTTCTACTCGGTGTGACTGTGATTGTCTATGTGCAGGACCATGTGAACTGGGGTACTTCTTATATTATTCTCACAGCAGTTATGGCAGTTACACTAGCTATCTTCACTATAGGAAGACCATATTACCGTTACAGAGCAGGCACAGGTAGCCCCTTGACGCCATTGTTTCAAGTTCTTGTCGCAGCCATTCGCAAGAGAAATCTTCCTTACCCTTCCAGTCCTGCTCAATTGTACGAAATTACCAAGACAGAGAAAACTCAAGGGAGGTTCCTGTGCCACACACAGAAACTCAA ATTTCTTGACAAAGCAGCTGTTCTTGAAGACAAAGACAATGCGGCCGAGAAGCAAAGCCCTTGGAGACTTGCAACTGTGACGAAGGTCGAGGAGTTGAAGCTTCTTCTGAACATGATCCCCATATGGCTTGCTACcatgccatttggactttgtATAGCACAAGGCGCCACATTCTTCATCAAACAAGGTGTCACTTTGGACCGAAAGATTGCAAATGGTTTTGAGATTCCCCCGGCCTCCATTTACAGTGTTGCTGCCATAGGAATGATAATCTCTGTGACCGTTTACGAGAAAATCCTGGTTCCTTCACTAAGAAAGGCAACAGGAAATGAACGAGGCATGAGTATTCTACAGAGGATTGGTATTGGAATGCTATTCTCAGTTGTTGTAATGGTAATTTCAGCCCTGGTTGAGAAGAAAAGATTAGGTGTAGTGGAGAATGATCCCAAAAAGAGTTCACTTTCAATGAGTGTTTTTTGGTTGGCTCCACAACTTTTCATCCTTGGCGTTGGAGATGGATTTGCTCTGGTGGGATTGCAGGAGTACTTTTATGAACAAGTTCCAGATTCTATGAGGAGTTTAGGCATTGCATTTTACCTTAGTGTAATAGGAGCTGCAAACTTCGTTAGCAGTTGGTTGATGACAGTTGTTGGCCACATAACCAGGAAGGGTGGGCATGGCTGGTTTGGTAAAGATTTGAACAGCAGCCGCCTGGACAAATTCTATTGGCTATTGGCTGGCGTTGCTGCTGTGAACATGTTGTTTTATGTGTTCTTGGCTCGAACATATTCTTACAAAAATGTGCAGAGGGTGGTTGTTGCAGACTGCAATGATggtaaaaatgatggtatggtTTAG